TGCCTTTCGCTCTCGCTCATCTGTTCCAGCTCTTCCTAAGTCCCTTGAAAGTCGCTCAGATTATATAGCGCTTCGCGCTAGGGAATAGGCAATAGGGAATAGGCAATAGCTTGTATGGCTTAGGTTCTAAGGCTTCAAGCTGTACCTCATAGAAGAGAGAAACGCTATAGTCATTCCAATTAAGTTCCGTACAGTTTAACGATCTCATCAAGAGTCGTACCAGGCTGGGCATAAATCCTCTGCTTTTTGAGAATGGCGAAATCTTCTTCTTCAGCAAAAGTAACTCTCTTCTGTCAAACTGGGAAAACACTTGTCCTTAGTGAATTCTAGAACTCTTGCAGTATCGGCGATCGCGGAAGATGATAATTTTCCCTTATCACTCCCACAGAGTTCTTTGTTTTTTTATGCACCAAGACTATTATTTTTTATTTTTCAAAACTGCTGATGGTGATAATCCTCCTGTTTATTCTTATCAAGAGCATCAATCACGTAATTCTTTTAAACTGGAATACTGGAGTTATACAAATTTCTTAATCGATTACCTAAAAAAAGAAGCAGCTTGGCGTAAGAAATGGAAAATTTAAGGAAGGTGGGGTATAGGACTTTTAATGGGTTTGTGAACGATAAAGTTCGTTCTCTCCCTTAGTAAGTAGAAATGGATAGAATCGCAGATGGAAGAACATTCTTTGGGCTTAAAGTTGGTGATTATGTATAAAGGGTTTCTCGCAGCAGTAATGGCTGTTTTAGCGATCGCCTCGGCTTGGAGTTGGAGAAATTATGAGGCGATCCCACAGTGGGCAGAAGGCTACTTGGTTAATGGAGAATACAGCACCATTGAATGGATTGTTCATTACATCCTCCATCATCAAGTGTCCGAACTGCAATTGATTGCCAGAATAGCTAGTGTTTATGCCCTAGGATTAGGAACAGCAACCCTAGGGTTATGGTATGGAAAATCCTGGGGAAATTTTCTTGTTACCCTATTAGCTGGGTTACCTCTACCGGTGGAAGTTTGGCAATCGATTCACCATCCTTCAGCCAATCATGTCATCCTTTTAGGGTTGAATTTGTTGGTCTTTTTCTATTTGCTCAATCATCTCCAGCAGCAACAGAAAATGGCCAAATTGTCCTGATCTCTATAGCAGAGAAAGGGAGAGTTAGGACATTTTCTCTTGCGATTCGTGCCTGTTGCTAGAGTGCCTTAAACCATCACCTAACTGTCCTAACCAACTCCTTTTCTGCTATAGCAGAGAAGGAGTTGGTTATACCATTTCTCATTACATCACAAACCGCTGTAAGCACTCTAGCAATAACTATTGTTCTATCGTGCCACCCTAGAAAAGGGTTCCCAGCCCCTCGCGTCTTTAAATATCAGTAGTGTGCTACAAAATACTTTTGAAAAACGCTAAGGTCTCTTTCAGAGCAACAATAAAGCGATCGATTTCT
The Roseofilum reptotaenium CS-1145 DNA segment above includes these coding regions:
- a CDS encoding DUF2127 domain-containing protein yields the protein MEEHSLGLKLVIMYKGFLAAVMAVLAIASAWSWRNYEAIPQWAEGYLVNGEYSTIEWIVHYILHHQVSELQLIARIASVYALGLGTATLGLWYGKSWGNFLVTLLAGLPLPVEVWQSIHHPSANHVILLGLNLLVFFYLLNHLQQQQKMAKLS